The window TTTGCACTCCTATTTTTAGCCGATTAATCTTGTAAATGAAATTTCTGCATTAAATGAATTTTTTCATCCTAAATGGAATAATTACAATGTCAACTGAAGTGAGAAATGTTAGTTATGATTAAAAAGCAAAACGTATTTTTACCTTATTAGCCGATGTCTTTTGTAATCGGGGCTTATAAAGCAACAGGAGATTAATTATGGTCGATTGTCTTTTTTGCAAAATAATTAACAAAGAAATTAATAGTGATATCTTATTTGAGGACGACGACGTTTTAGCTTTCAAAGACATCAATCCCCAGGCGCCGATTCATTTTTTAATCGTACCCAAAAAACACATTTCAACCATAAATGATCTACAGCAGGAAGATGAAAAATTGACAGGCAAAATGATCCTGACAGCTCAATCACTTGCGAAACAGGAGAATATCGACGAAAACGGCTACCGATTAGTCTTTAATTGCAACAGTGATGGCGGCCAAGAAGTCTATCACATTCACTTGCACCTGCTGGGCGGTCGCCGGATGCAGTGGCCCCCTGGTTAAACTTTGTTCTTTTCCTAAAATTTTCTTGATTTTCGTACGATAATTATTTAGATTGTAGCTCTTTTTCACTATAATGTAATATCAATATTAACAAAGCCAGGAGGTTGTAACCGAATGCCAAGTGTTAAAGTACGCGAAGGGGAAAATTTTGAGAGAGCTTTGAGACGATTTACCAAAGCCTGTCAAAAAGCAGGAGTATTCTCCGATTATCGCAAACATCAAGCCTTTGAAAAACCCAGCGAGCGCAAAAAAAGAAAGTTGGACGCCGCTCGAAGAAAACAACGCAAAATGTTGATGATGGAAAACTCCTAATTTACTTTCGATTGCAGAGTAACCATCCTTAAAAAATAGAGAGTTCCATGGAAATACAAAATCGCCTGAGCGAAGATTTAAAAACGGCGATGAAGGCAAAAGAGAAGATTAAGGTCGAAACGATCAGAATGGTTCGGGCTCAGCTAAAAGACTTCCAAATCGCAAAAAGAGACGAGCTTAACGAAGAAGACGAAATTTCGGTACTGATAAACGCGGCGAAGAAAAGAAAGGAAGCGCTTGAGCTTTACGAAAAAAGTGACCGCCAGGATTTAATTGAACAAGAAAAGCAGGAGTTGGAGATCATCTCTGCTTATCTTCCCGCTCAATTATCCAAAGAAGAAGTCGAAAAAGTTGTTCTAAAAGTCATAGAAGAAGTCGGAGCAAGTTCACTGCAGGACCTGGGAAAAGTGATGGGCGCAACCATGAAGGACCTCAAGGGCAAAGCCGATGGGAGAATGGTACAAGAAATTGTCCGCGAGAAACTAAGTTGAAATCTAAAAACAAACTAACTTCTACATCGACGGGAAGTGAGCAGACACTCTGTTCACTTTTTTTGTTTCTATGAATTACATCGACTACATCATAATAGCTGTCGTGGGATTTTTTGCAATAGGCGGTTTGTTCAAAGGCTTTCTTAATCAGGTCTTTGGATTATTGGGGCTCATTCTCGCCCTGATTTTTGCAACCAAATACATGAGCAACATGGCCGAGCTCGTAGACAAATTTCTCAACATCCCTCCTGCCATGACAACTTTGCTTGGTTATCTAATCATTTTCGTGGGTACCATTTTCGCATTCCAGCTTTTAAATCATGTTCTGCAAAAAGCGGTCAAAGTCTCTTTTCTAAATTGGGTAGACAAAACCGGTGGCGGAGTGGTCGGTTTTGTAAAAGGCGGGGTCATCATCAGCCTCTTGCTGCTTCTCATCTCAATTATTCCATTTAGCGGAAGCATGATTCCCGGGGTAAAAGAAAGTACCCTTTATTACCCGGCAAAAAACTTTGCACCGAAGGTATTTAATTTCATCATGTATGTCATTCCGAATTCCAAGTCGTTTTATGGGGAGCTGAAAGAAACCTTTGATAAATTCTCCGTGTCAAAGTTGGGGGAAAATACCCGTGGACTTTTGGAGTCCTTAAAAAAAAGTGAAAACTCGCAAGACAGTTCCAATGGCAAGTAATCTCTCCGAACTCACCTCTCTTCTCGAATTCGATAAAATCATCTCTCTGCTCCAGGAATACGCCATTTCACCAATGGCAAAAGAGGCATTCGAAGCTCTTGAATTCTTTACATCCAAACCGGCAATTGAATCTCTTTTAACTGAAGTTTCAGAATTCAGAAGTATTTTAGATCATGACGATCCGTTTCCCCTCCAGCAGATTTGGGACGTCAGAACGGATTTGGAAAGCGCGGGTATTGAAGGACATTACTTGCGAGTCGAGGCGCTGATCCGAGTCAGCCAAAATCTCTCGACCAGCTGGCGGGTGCGATCTTATTTGCACAAAAGGCAAGAACAGTACTCCGGCCTTTGGTCTATTTCTGAAAAAATTAACAATTACAAAAACATTGAAAAAGAAATTTCAGAAAAAATTGATTTTAGCACGTCCGAGATAAAGGACTCGGCCAGTCCCAAATTAAATCAGATCAGAAAAGAGATCGGCCGTGCGGAACAAAGCGCCAGAAAAGCCATCGATAGATTGTTTAAAGTTTATTCAGGCAAGGGCTATCTCCAGGATGACCTCGTAACCTTAAAAGGCGGTCGACACGTTTTCCCGGTCAAACTGCAATATAAAAAAAGCGTTCAGGGTCTGGTGCACGATCAATCTTCCACCGGTGCGACTTTGTTTATCGAGCCTTTTGAATCAATAGAACTGAACAATGAAATCACCCGGCTTAAAGTAGAAGAGAATCGGGAGATAGAGCGAATTCTCAGGGGTCTGACAGACCTGGTTCGTGAAGATTTACCCGGCATCGAACAAAATGTGGCGGTTTTAGCGAGGCTTGATTTTATCCACGCAAAAGCGGTTTTTTCTCGGAATTTGAGCTGCAGTCAACCGGCATTAAACGAAAACAACTGCATCCGGATTTCCAAGGGCAGACATCCTTTGCTTCTACTGCATAAAGAAAAAACGGAAGATGTAGTTCCTCTCGATCTCAAAATTGATGAAAACATTCGCACAGTGGTGATCACGGGACCGAATGCCGGCGGTAAAACTGTGACCCTGAAAACCGTCGGTCTGTTTTCGCTCATGGTGCAATCCGGTGTGCCAATCCCGGCCGACCCGGACTCAAATATGCCGATCTTTGAAAACATCTTTGTCGATATCGGCGACTTTCAGTCGATTGAACAAGACCTGTCGACCTTTACTTCTCATTTGCAGAAAGTGCACACGATTTTAGAAAATGCCACCAAACGAAGTTTGGTTTTGGTCGATGAAATCGGAATCGGAACCGACCCGGATGAAGGCGCCTCTCTGGCGGTTGCTTTTTTAGAAGAACTTACCAAAAGAAACTGCCTCACTATCGTCACTACACATCACGGCGCGCTGAAATCATTTGCTTATGAAACACCCGGCGTAGAAAACGGCTCGATGGAGTTTAACATCGAAACTTTGCAGCCGGTATACAAATTTCGAATGGGGGTTCCGGGGTCGAGTTACGCCATCGAAATTGCCAATCGTCTGGGAATTTCAAAAAGTGTGCTCGACCGTTCCCGTGAGCTGCTTGGAACGGAAAAAACCAATCTGGAAAAACTCATTTTAGAACTGGAAAAAAAAGCGCAGGAGTCTGAAAAATTTGCTGAAAAATTAAAACTTGAAAAAATCCGTCTGGAAGGATTGTCCAGTTTGTACAAACAGCGCTACGAGTCCATTAAAGAAAATGAAAACAAATTAAAAGAAAAAGCCCTGGAAGAATCTGAGCAATTTTTAGCGAACGCAAATGCGGCGCTTGAACACGCCATAAAGGAGGTTCGGGAAAAACAGGCGGATCGCGGAGCTATTGCTGAGGCTAAGCAGCTTATAAAAACTGAAAAAGAGAAGGTAGTTCAAGCGAAAAAACAGCTTAAAACAGAGGGTGTTGAGCAAGATTCTTCAAATCGGGCAAAAATTGAAATGGGTGAGCAAGTTTATTGGAATAAACAAAATGTCAGGGGGGAAATCATTTCTACGCCGGACAGCGCTGGAACAGTACAAATTCAGGTTGAGCAGTTTAAATTTCGGGTGCCTGCAGCAGAACTGTTTGCAGCTAAACCCAAGGCTACCCCCAGCAGGCCGAAACGTCCGATTAAAATCCAAACTTCCGACAAAAGC is drawn from candidate division KSB1 bacterium and contains these coding sequences:
- a CDS encoding histidine triad nucleotide-binding protein, whose protein sequence is MVDCLFCKIINKEINSDILFEDDDVLAFKDINPQAPIHFLIVPKKHISTINDLQQEDEKLTGKMILTAQSLAKQENIDENGYRLVFNCNSDGGQEVYHIHLHLLGGRRMQWPPG
- the rpsU gene encoding 30S ribosomal protein S21, which translates into the protein MPSVKVREGENFERALRRFTKACQKAGVFSDYRKHQAFEKPSERKKRKLDAARRKQRKMLMMENS
- a CDS encoding GatB/YqeY domain-containing protein codes for the protein MEIQNRLSEDLKTAMKAKEKIKVETIRMVRAQLKDFQIAKRDELNEEDEISVLINAAKKRKEALELYEKSDRQDLIEQEKQELEIISAYLPAQLSKEEVEKVVLKVIEEVGASSLQDLGKVMGATMKDLKGKADGRMVQEIVREKLS
- a CDS encoding CvpA family protein: MNYIDYIIIAVVGFFAIGGLFKGFLNQVFGLLGLILALIFATKYMSNMAELVDKFLNIPPAMTTLLGYLIIFVGTIFAFQLLNHVLQKAVKVSFLNWVDKTGGGVVGFVKGGVIISLLLLLISIIPFSGSMIPGVKESTLYYPAKNFAPKVFNFIMYVIPNSKSFYGELKETFDKFSVSKLGENTRGLLESLKKSENSQDSSNGK
- a CDS encoding endonuclease MutS2, whose protein sequence is MASNLSELTSLLEFDKIISLLQEYAISPMAKEAFEALEFFTSKPAIESLLTEVSEFRSILDHDDPFPLQQIWDVRTDLESAGIEGHYLRVEALIRVSQNLSTSWRVRSYLHKRQEQYSGLWSISEKINNYKNIEKEISEKIDFSTSEIKDSASPKLNQIRKEIGRAEQSARKAIDRLFKVYSGKGYLQDDLVTLKGGRHVFPVKLQYKKSVQGLVHDQSSTGATLFIEPFESIELNNEITRLKVEENREIERILRGLTDLVREDLPGIEQNVAVLARLDFIHAKAVFSRNLSCSQPALNENNCIRISKGRHPLLLLHKEKTEDVVPLDLKIDENIRTVVITGPNAGGKTVTLKTVGLFSLMVQSGVPIPADPDSNMPIFENIFVDIGDFQSIEQDLSTFTSHLQKVHTILENATKRSLVLVDEIGIGTDPDEGASLAVAFLEELTKRNCLTIVTTHHGALKSFAYETPGVENGSMEFNIETLQPVYKFRMGVPGSSYAIEIANRLGISKSVLDRSRELLGTEKTNLEKLILELEKKAQESEKFAEKLKLEKIRLEGLSSLYKQRYESIKENENKLKEKALEESEQFLANANAALEHAIKEVREKQADRGAIAEAKQLIKTEKEKVVQAKKQLKTEGVEQDSSNRAKIEMGEQVYWNKQNVRGEIISTPDSAGTVQIQVEQFKFRVPAAELFAAKPKATPSRPKRPIKIQTSDKSETLPELDLRGQRLDDAIMQADKFLDDALLAGWSQVRIIHGKGTGALRKGIAGFLEKHGKVKSKKAAAWNEGDMGVTVVELD